GTGATGCTGACGCCCGGACCTCAGACTAACCTCAGCCGCAGAAACGGCCGCTAAATCTCCGCCCAGTTGATCGTGTAAGTTCCGCTGGCCTGCGTATCGGGATCGTAATAGCTGACGATCTCGACCTTGTAGTTCTTGCCGGCGGATTGGACCACATACGTATGCCGTTTTGAGGTCAACTGATGGGTGCTGAAATTGTAGTTGTACCAATCGTTGACGGTGAAAGCGGACTGCATTTCGTCACTAACCCAACGCGGGGGACCAAACTGATTGACGTTATTCACGGCATCAAAGTCGGAGCGATCCTGAAGGCCGTCGTAGATCGGAAACGCCGCGGCTTGACCGATTCCGAAAATCGAGCCGTTGAGGTAGACATCGTAAGCAAAGATCCGAATGTCCCAATCAGTCGAATTCGCCGGATCGGCGGGAGTAACCACCTGGCCGGTGGAGAAATCGAAGTAGAAGCCATTCTCCTGATCGACCGTATCGACATCAAAGGCCCCGGAGAGATCAAGCGAGGCCGCGATCGGCTGATAAGTGTACTTCAGTACCATCTTCCCCTGCTTGGGCGGTGCCTGGCCCGCGAGCACATCGAGAAGTTGGAATTTGACGTAGTTCCCGGCAGCATCAGAAAGCACATAAACATACCGCTTGGGCGTCAACTGGTGGTTGTCCATATTGTAGTTCCACAGGCTGTCGAGCGCGAAGTCGT
The Candidatus Zixiibacteriota bacterium DNA segment above includes these coding regions:
- a CDS encoding HmuY family protein — encoded protein: AGQYWTTILNADGSSGNYAYYSFTTRDVVTLSDAQAKASSNWHIAFKKSYIKTNGGFSGPGDVKAVDLTAAGVIGDNQFAEANAVKLATIKSDDWMADDYDFALDSLWNYNMDNHQLTPKRYVYVLSDAAGNYVKFQLLDVLAGQAPPKQGKMVLKYTYQPIAASLDLSGAFDVDTVDQENGFYFDFSTGQVVTPADPANSTDWDIRIFAYDVYLNGSIFGIGQAAAFPIYDGLQDRSDFDAVNNVNQFGPPRWVSDEMQSAFTVNDWYNYNFSTHQLTSKRHTYVVQSAGKNYKVEIVSYYDPDTQASGTYTINWAEI